The Cutaneotrichosporon cavernicola HIS019 DNA, chromosome: 3 region GGAGTGGGCATACTCAAGCGGCCAACAAGCAAGCTGTGTGTCAACATAATTGTCGAGTAGGCTGTTTGCACGCTTTCGCTTACCGTCTTCGTTCAGCCACCTGGCCCACTTCGCACGCGCCCCGACCCTCACACCCTGGGCCGCtcgcacctcctcggcccgccgccgacgtcagCACTCCCACAGCCATCAAGCCCACCCCTCAGCTTGCCACCACCGCAATCTATAATGCTGCATGCTAAACGTATCGCGCCCGCTTGGCGCCCTTCCTGTCTGGTGTGgagtcgcgctcgctcttGACCTCCAGCCCATGCTTGCGCTCGTACGCGCGCACCGCGCTGGGGCGCAAGCACTCTTCCCCCTACTGCATGGCAAgcagctcctcctgctcgcgcttgagttgctccagctcgtcggtCGCCTTCTGGCGGAGGCGAgcctcgtgctcgagctcggcttcGAGACGCTTCACGGTGGGCAGGctcgcctcgagctcggcgagctcgtccgcacgcaccttgagctcgaggtaGAGGCGCTCGTActtgtcggccttggcctgAGCCTCTTCGTAGCGCGACTTGATGTCCTTGTACTTTTCGACGAACgagccgacgagctccgGCGCACCAGACACCGACTTCTGTCAGCTACGGAGGAAGACGGAACATACCCGGTCAGACATGGGGGAAGGAGACGCCTTGGGGGTGGTGAAGACCCTGTTATCAGCAAGTGATGGGGTTTGGGGTCTTGGGGTTGGCTTACATGGTGGGAGTCAGGGGTGGGGATAGCAACGGGAGTACTGGGCGGGGAGAGGAATTGGGCTCGGGTTGAttcaaggtcgaggtttGGAATGGGCGATAGAGAATGATgaggagagagaagaggaggataGCAGCAAATGCGAGGTGTGATGTGGAGCTTCTAGCGCACAGAGCTAGACAGGCGAGTAGGACGAGGTCTGTGCGAGCAATCTCGATTTTGCGAGTACGTGGAAAGTGGGATTTTGGTGacgagggagggggaggtgaTGTGGAACTTTGGGTAATGTGGTTGTGTATACAAGTGAACGATGGAATAGATGAAGGAAGGTTGGAGGGAGCATTATGTGTGATGAAGATGGGTGCGATTGTGGGGTTAGGAGCGGTTGTGGTGGAGGCGCTGTTGCGGTGAGGCGCTTGACgctggcgctcgcgctcagAATGGCCCACGTCGTGAGCCATGGGTTGGGTCGAGGTGCAAGGGAACGTAGAGGGAACGGGATCGTGATCGTGAGGCTGTAAATGCTTAAATGCTAGACATCAGCATTCATAACTCTTCTGCAAGCTCATCACTCCTCATCGCTCATGACCCCCCGACTGCTCGGCTCCATCCCTCGCACTCGTCGCATCCACTCGGCTGCACACGTACCAGGGCTTACAGGGAACAAGCACAGCTGCACCACCAAGTGCCGACAGCGTTCAGCCGTTCATGAGGTGTGGGCGGTTGGGAACTGCTATTCGAGAGGCAAGAGGATAGCGGACATGACAGCTATCTAAAGCTGACAAGGCCAGAGCGATTGAGTGTCGACCAAGTCGATGGAGGGGTAGTTGTAGGGTGGTGTCGTGAGCAGCCCCGAATCCATCTCCCAGGTGGGGTGATCAAATAAACTGATTAGAGGGTGGATAACAAAAGTGTTCGAGTCCATGTTAGGATAAGCGGAACCAAAATGCCACCGACTCCCAATATCATCGACGCCATCAATCAGGTCGAGCTCACCATGACTCGTTCCCtctccttgaccttctcTCCGTCCTCGCTCATTCCCACATGCATCTCCTCATCCATTCCCTTTAATTCATCTACAGGACACCACCTACTCACAAAAGCATCAATGTCGCGCTTATTCACTTCAAGTATCTGTCCTGACCTTCATCTCTCTCACGTCATCTATGACAGGGAAGGCCAATGTATGGTGTGAGTCACGACAGCTTGCCACTCTTTATCGAAGCTGGAGCATATCGCATTGATATCCTTTATCCTATCGGTTGGCTTGAGCGACGAGTAACAGCCTCGACGTTCTCCGCCCCGACGTATCCATCCTATTTGGTTCACTCGGCGTTCCCCTGGATCTTTGTGTCAGTCACTTGGGCTGGGCATGGCCGGACCGCATTCCTCGAGCGGCGCCCGTTATTACCCCGCATGGCTGAGCATAGCCAAGTACGCGGTGTTGACGTGCTCACAATCGCACACAGGATCCCTGTAGTTTATCCAGATCTTCCGGACCAACAACATTTGGTTGCAGCAGCCGCGGCTACCATTTCCATCATCAACATTCCAGCACGCCTTCAGCACATCGCACACCTTGGCAAGGCCCCAGGCTCCCCGCAAGCGCATATGCTTGAGCCCAACTTGGCGGTCCTATTCTCCCGATATCTACCCTCGCGATGGCGTGCCAGCTCATCATGATCACCGTCGCGCAAAAAGCTAGGGCCTCATCGACCTGCGAGCGCAGCTATAACGTGACTACAGTCGCCGCTTCTCTGCTTGACCTGACCTACCCACTCTCATTCCCATCCCCACTCCTGTCACCATGAGCCAAGAACCATCTTCCCCCGACCTGTCAAAGAAGGAGCTGGACGTCGGAGTTGCCATGCACGACGTCCAACTCGAGCGCAATTTCTCCTTCCTTGCGATTCTCGGCGTGTCGTTCTCCATTTTGAACTCCTGGACAGCCATGTGAGTTTTGATTGAATGGTCTGttgctgacagcaggtcTGCATCGTGCGTTCGCTGAAGTTACACCTGACCCCAGCCTTCCCCTTGTCCTAGGCTCCGGGGGCTCCATTGCCATGGTGTGGGGCCTTCTCGTCTCGGCTCTCGGCACACTCGCGATGGCTGTCAGCCTGGCAGAAGTGTGCCATGTCCTTCCCTTGAGTGGCGGGCAGTATGACTGGTCTTGTGAGCTATCACCAGCGAGGATTGCTGACCACAGATGTCCTCGCGCCAGACGGGTGGAAGGAGCGCCTCTCTTTCCTTGCCGGGTGGAACGGCGCAGCTGGCTGGGTCGCtctctccgccgccgcgccagtcCTGGGTTCGGGCTTCATCTCTGGGTATGTTCACTGCATGTTCTTGCTCACGCAGCCTCATCGCGCTCTGGAACCCTGACTTTGCGGTGCAGCCGTGGCAGTTCTTCCTGCTCTTCATGGCGATTGCTACGATCGCTTTCGTTCTCAACGTCTTTGGTGTTCGTGCTCTCCCTACCATCGACCGCTTCGCGGGCGTGTGGAGCATTGTCGGCTTCGTCGTGGCCAGCATCGTGTGCCTCGCATGTGCAGACAGCTACCAGAAGCCCAAGGCGGTCTTCGCAACTTTCACCAATGTCACTGGCGTAGGTGTGAGGGAAGGCACTGCTAACCGCAGTGGTCTGATGGCATGGCtttcctccttggcctcctccagtCGACGTTTGGGTTGACGGCCTTTGATGCGGCCagccacctcgtcgaggagatgccCCGGCCGTACATCCACGCGCCGCGTGTTATGTGAGCTGGGCCACCCGGATGctagctgaccccagggTGCTCGCGATTGTGCTCGGTGCCGCGACCAGTTGGATCTTCATGATCGTAGTTCTCTTCTCGCTCCAGGACTTCGATGCCGTGCTCAGCGCCGCAACTGGGCCGCTCCTCCAGATCTACTACCAGGCCACAAGTAGCCGTGTGGGGGTACGTGCTGGTCGCCTGTTCATACTGACTTCAGGCGACCTGCCTCATGATGTTCAACCTTGTCGCCATGGTGCTGGCCGGACAGGGAATCCTGACTGTCTCGTCCCGTCTCGTGCTCACGTTCGCGCGGGACAGAGGCCTCGGCCCAGCGTCGCTCATCGCCGGCGTCCACCCCCGATTCAAGGCGCCTGTGTGGTGCATCGTCTTCATCACTGTCTGGGTGACAGCGTTTGGGCTGATCAGTAAGCTTGCGTGACCAGAGCCCCAGTTGACACCAGACCTTGGCAACAGCGTGACCACCAACGCGatcctctcctcttcggTTGTCTTCTTGCAGATCAGCTACTTCATCCCCATCGCGATCGTGTTCGTGCGCGGGGCATCAGCGTTTGGCGAGCACACCGAGCACGCAAAGTGGTCGCTTGGTCGTTGGCGCCGTGAGTCCACCTCAAAATcagagctgacggcaggccTCATCAACGGTGTTGCGCTTGCCTTCTGCACGGTCACTTCCGTGACGTTCTGCTTCCCTCCAGCCATTCCCGTTCTCAGCGGGACGACGATGAACTGGgttgtcgtcgttgtcgcGCTTGTGTGGCTCGTCGCGGGTATCACATGGGTCATCGACGGGCGGAGGCGATTCCGCGGGCCgacggcgctcgaggagcggctGGAGATTGCAAGGGCGGCTTAGTTTGGGATGTCTAGGATTATAATGATATAATGTTTTCTTGACAAGTTGTGACCCCACTTCACATCAAACCCATCGAAGACATCACGTGCATAAGCGTGAACGCGTCCTAAAGATTGTCATGTACTGGGATAGAAGCGTACGGTacggcgccagcgccgcggAAAGAAGTATCAACAAGTGTAGGGAGGAGATTACTCCTTGGGCTTGTTGGGGATGTTCTCGTTGAAGGCTTCGGGGGAGCCGACGTAAGTCTGGTGGGTGTTGTAAAcgcctggggtcagtcATGGGATCATGGGAGCCTAaagggatggggatggagTAGCTTGAGGTTGAAGGAGGAATCAAGAGACTCTACGTCCCGCGTCTCTGACAATAATGGCACAGCTTTCCTGTCCATGAGGGCACGACT contains the following coding sequences:
- a CDS encoding uncharacterized protein (Amino acid permease), with the protein product MSQEPSSPDLSKKELDVGVAMHDVQLERNFSFLAILGVSFSILNSWTAMSASLPLVLGSGGSIAMVWGLLVSALGTLAMAVSLAEVCHVLPLSGGQYDWSYVLAPDGWKERLSFLAGWNGAAGWVALSAAAPVLGSGFISGLIALWNPDFAVQPWQFFLLFMAIATIAFVLNVFGVRALPTIDRFAGVWSIVGFVVASIVCLACADSYQKPKAVFATFTNVTGWSDGMAFLLGLLQSTFGLTAFDAASHLVEEMPRPYIHAPRVMVLAIVLGAATSWIFMIVVLFSLQDFDAVLSAATGPLLQIYYQATSSRVGATCLMMFNLVAMVLAGQGILTVSSRLVLTFARDRGLGPASLIAGVHPRFKAPVWCIVFITVWVTAFGLINLGNSVTTNAILSSSVVFLQISYFIPIAIVFVRGASAFGEHTEHAKWSLGRWRRLINGVALAFCTVTSVTFCFPPAIPVLSGTTMNWVVVVVALVWLVAGITWVIDGRRRFRGPTALEERLEIARAA